The genomic stretch agtcccatttcctccatttttgagcaaccttgagagcttttggacggggattgaagggggTTTCGACAGGAAGTGATTGaaggtaagtcctatgaactaaaaaCACGTTTTTATTGTGAAATTGATCTTGGAATCCATGGAAATTTGGCGAAagaggaagaactagggcttgagttttaatatttcaaatttggatttgaggggtcatttggactccgattttggtaaatttgatatgtatagactcgtggcgagataaggaattcGGTGATgtcaattttttgatttttgcaagatgtgggcccggggctccggttttgccaaattcgtgaattttgatatttttcgagtgctttcgattgggtattgtctctttagcattaTTTGACATATTCGTtgcgattttgggcagattcgatgcacgtggagtccaattcgaggggcaaaggcgtcgcgaattAAAGaaatagccggtttgaggtgagtaattgatgtaaatgatgtcttgagggtttgaaaccccgaaatttcacatcgtaacgctttattgaggtgacttgcacggcGGATAACGggtgtggggtagagcaccattggggattgtgacttggtccgtcccgagagatgtttttaccgtgttttctatttgaactaaattgagaatcatccttacttggatttaattgttacatttgggcttcttgccaattatttgaatccttaagggattgacatcactgttttcgcatacatgcatatcatttgatctcagttcaaggttttaaatactgttttgaaaactcagccatctttctaagatttgaaaacttaaatgatatttcgggctgagaactactgttttacaaatgcccaaggggcttatgatgatttctgaaCTGAGCATGGATTCGGGCTGCGcgtcgcagcagtgttatattgatattgaggccgagagcctggttgattccattgatattgaggccgagagcctgggtgattatactaatattgatatgaggtcgagggcctagatttgatgccacgggATGGCtttatattgcgcttgggctgtaggagcccctccaaagtctgtacacactcccagtgagcgccgtcgacgataaataaaatggatggctcgggctgcatgccgcagtgggtactagagagtaccatcatatgcattgcattgcactcatgcatagagtgtaccatcatatgcattgcattgcactcatgcatttgtttttatctggtATACCTGTCTCAGTtattggtactctgatttaattgacttgttgcttcactaattgttgttctaaactgccagtcatACTTTACTTTGTATTTGTCcacgatttcttattctcaacctttatttatgtttattactcactgggtcggagtactcacattactccctccaccttgcgtgcagatccaggtacaccacaggctgagtgaggatttgttagctgagcagcagtatccgggagtattgaggtagttgcatggtgttcgcagccttgatctctcccctctatctctatcttttattccgcattttttctagacagacttgtaataggtggatattctgtattagaggctcatattcgtgacaccgaattctattgggctatggtgtggtattttaattgaacttccgcagattttattattaattatacacttgaatgtaatgacttagtaaattctctgtgatatttatctataatctgaataagaatttgggataatgttgttgaatggtcgggcttgcctagcagtgtgttgggcgccatcatgaccggggttggggtcgtgacatttacttttcattatctttaacAATTTATCTCTGGCTAGGAAaggcaattatcaacatttaaaattctcaggcaagcaatacaagcatgcgcatatcatgccgaggtcgtacaacccgatccaatacaaatgtaaaatgtgcactgtcgagggtcgaatgacgcgaaccatagatgtatctattaccccgctcgcgaatcatacatgcaacgcggtcaaatttaaataaataatcaccctgctcacgaatcatacatgcgaggcatgtacacatagaaatacatgctcaaacaaccaattaagaatttatcggggaacgtttatccaaataaaagccaattctcttttagcgatttaagaaaatgaagtttaatccttttttAAATTCATTTACCGATTCAATAGGATTTAAGCAtttcaactgccaacaagattacaaatattccaagtatagcatgcttttgggtcctagactacccggacttacatacaatagtagctacgcacggactctcgtcacctcgtgcatacgtaacccccacaaatagaagcacatacaCACACCCACACCCCCACAcacacaaatagaagcacataaccagtTATTTTACCTATAgggacaatttcctcttacaaggttagaaaggagactcacctcgctccgaagatccacaaccggcattccacgccctttcgGAGACTCGAACcgatgctaaatgctccaaaactagcaaataatcatgcaaatccattaatatatgctcaatttctcattacaatccaatttataacaattcttaaccctgattgaaaagttgacaaaattaccctcgggcccacgtgcccggatttcaaaaaaattcaaagaaaaagtttacccatgaactcacgaactcaaatatatgattttctcttaatttcatacccaaaattgtggtcaaaatccaagaatacgaattttctaggttttccctaaACCCCAAGTTTTtaccaaattttcatgctcaaatccgcacataatcaatatatttaactcaagataggtggggttatCTTACCTTgccgttgatgatgaaaatcccacttgaagctctccaaaatcgtccacaGCAAATGAAAAATGGGGGGAAATGACCAAccccccaatttttaaaaatcttACTGCCTCCAGCACTTCCACACCTGCGGTCacacaaccgcttctgcggttccgcagatgtggccccactaccgcatctgtggtccttcCCAGGCCCCCCATTTCCGCTTTTGCGCTCCTTTTTCCACAGgtgtggtcccgcttctgcggtgacTTGACCACATATGCGGTCCCCGCCTTATCCCTTATCAACCGCATCTACACTCTTTtggctgcttctgcggctccgcacctgcggccaaaaccccacaggtgcggttacaccagatactAGCTGCTGAAGCCCTTCTTCAAACTccaaatttgatccgttaacaatccggaatccacccgaggcccccgagaccacaaccaatcatgccaactagtcccaaaacatattacaaacttgctcgaggcctcaaatcatatcaaacaacactaGAACCAcaaatcgcactccaattcaagcttaatgaactctaaagattcaaacttctactttcggtgtttaaacctatcaaatcacgtccgattgacctcaaattttgcacacaagtcatattcgccattatggacctacttcaagttccggaatcggaatccgaccccgatatcaaaaagtcaactctcggtcaaacttttcaaaaaccttccaatttctatctttagtcaaatgaccccaaatgacttacggacctccgaatttacTTTCGATCGTGATCCCAATACCacaatcaccatacggagctattcccagactcggaatctcaaacgaacatcgataacactgaaatgcacttcaacccaaacttatggaattctcccaaaatgctaacttctgcAATAGGTGTTGAAACGCTCccaggtcttccaaaacccggtctggacatacgcctaagtccaaaatcattatacaaacctgttggaaccttcaaatcccgattctgaggtcgtttacttgAAAgcccaatcttagtcaattcttccaacttaaagcttccgaaattagaattctctttccaaatcgactCCGAACTTTCTGGAATTCAGTTCTGACCGtgcgtgcaagtcataatacctgaagtgaagctgctcatgtcctcaaactactgaacgacgtgctagagctcaaaacgaccgattggGTCGTTACAGTTATGGCAGTtatatataatttatctacaTACCCCCTTCCATATACTATAACATTAGTAACTTATCGTATCAGGTTCATAAGCTATAAAATATTATGGTCCACAATAATGTATCATTGAGACTTATCCTGTAATATCTCAAAAAAATAATATGTACACCATTATAAGAAACATGAAATCACGAATGTATATCAGAAACACATAAATGAGCTCAGAGTGTCAAAACATCATAAATACATCAATCATAAATACAGCCAAGACCCATTCTATGTACATGTTCTTTAAATATCTTTGGGGTTAAACCTTTCGTTAACGGATTTGCAATCATGAGATCTGTTCTAATATGATCAAGTAACACTCTTTGTTTCTAAACTTCCCCTTGACAGTAAAGTACTTTAATTCCATATGCTTGAAACCTTTGGAGTACTTATCGTTCTTGGAGAAGAATACTACTGCAGAATTATCACAGTAAATTTTCAGCAGCTTGGTAATGGTGTCGACAACCCCAAGTCCTGAAATAAAGTTTCGTAGCCATAATGCATGAATTGTGGCTTCAAAACATGCCACAAATTGTGCTTCTATCGTGGACGTAGCAATGACATATTGTTTGGCACACTTCCACGATATTTCTCCTTCAGCTAATTGGAACAAATAACTAAATGTAGACTTTTTAGTGTCAATACATCCAATGAAATCTGAATCTGGGTATCCAACAACTTCCAAATGCTTGGATCTCCTATATATGAGCATGTAATCCTTCGTTCCTTTTAAGTACCTCAAAACTTTCTTTGCAGCCTTCCATTGATCAATTCCTTCATTACTCTGATATCTTCCCAGCATTCCAACCGCAAAACTAATATCTGGTCTTGTGCAAGTCTGAGCATACATCAGACTACCAACTATAGAAGAGTAATGAATTGATTTCATTCTTTTCATTCTACATCATTCTTATGGCATTGCACGAGACTAAATTTGTCCCTTTTTTGAATTGGAACAATTTCTGCCGAACAATTGTTCATGTTAAATCTCTCAAGAACCTTTCGATATAGCCTTTCTGAGACAATCCCAATAATTCTTGTGATCTATCACGAAGTATTTTTATTTCGATCACATAGGATGCCTCACtcatatctttcatttcaaaattcttaGAGAGAAAATCTTTAGTCTCACGCAATATACATAAATCATTAGCAGCACgtagaatatcatcaacatatagaaataaaaatataaaCTTGCTCCCACTAATCTTTTGGTATATACACCGATCAATGAtatttttcacaaatccaaaaaatGTTATGGTATATTTAAACTTTATATACCATTGTTGTGAGGCTTGTTTAAGTCAATATATTGACTTCTTTAATTTACACATCATTTGACATTTTCCTTTAGTTCTGAAATCCTCTTATTGGTCCATATAAA from Nicotiana sylvestris chromosome 12, ASM39365v2, whole genome shotgun sequence encodes the following:
- the LOC138883519 gene encoding secreted RxLR effector protein 161-like is translated as MKSIHYSSIVGSLMYAQTCTRPDISFAVGMLGRYQSNEGIDQWKAAKKVLRYLKGTKDYMLIYRRSKHLEVVGYPDSDFIGCIDTKKSTFSYLFQLAEGEISWKCAKQYVIATSTIEAQFVACFEATIHALWLRNFISGLGVVDTITKLLKIYCDNSAVVFFSKNDKYSKGFKHMELKYFTVKGKFRNKECYLIILEQIS